In Thamnophis elegans isolate rThaEle1 chromosome 13, rThaEle1.pri, whole genome shotgun sequence, one DNA window encodes the following:
- the LOC116516815 gene encoding transmembrane protein 17A-like yields the protein MSITKPKTTRKPIFFPLSFFLSPEGQMVLSSLPLQMLLYFNAFFLPFWCLSEAIMLELKFSLLPLYYQCLLVAAYLTIVGVEAARLFLGYVGNLQEKVPELAGFLLLSFIIEMPILLFILMDHQVIRMPLEMAVHGVLLCFLISEIVAASFALKDMAKHLARQFYLVQFEGRPGRVRHQEFCGGNQQL from the exons ATGTCCATCACAAAACCAAAGACAACAAGGAAACCGATTTTTTTCCCACTGAGCTTTTTTCTGTCCCCCGAAGGCCAGATGGTGCTCTCCAGCCTCCCTCTTCAGATGCTGCTGTACTTCAAcgccttcttcctccccttctggTGTCTGTCCGAGGCAATTATGCTGGAGCTAAAG TTTAGCTTGCTACCCCTTTACTACCAATGCTTGCTGGTTGCTGCGTACCTGACAATTGTCGGAGTGGAAGCCGCTCGTCTCTTCCTTGGATATGTTGGGAATTTGCAAGAAAAG GTTCCAGAGTTGGCTGGATTCCTCCTCCTGTCCTTCATCATTGAGATGCCCATCTTGCTGTTCATCTTGATGGACCATCAGGTGATCCGTATGCCTCTGGAAATGGCGGTGCATGGTGTCCTCCTCTGCTTCCTCATCTCGGAGATCGTGGCCGCTTCCTTTGCCCTCAAAGACATGGCCAAGCACCTGGCCAGGCAGTTCTACCTGGTGCAGTTTGAAGGGCGTCCGGGCAGGGTTAGGCACCAGGAGTTCTGTGGGGGGAACCAGCAGCTCTGA